One window from the genome of Glycine soja cultivar W05 chromosome 12, ASM419377v2, whole genome shotgun sequence encodes:
- the LOC114379826 gene encoding homeobox-leucine zipper protein REVOLUTA-like codes for MAMAVAQHRESSSSGSIDKHLDSGKYVRYTAEQVEALERVYAECPKPSSLRRQQLIRECPILSNIEPKQIKVWFQNRRCREKQRKEASRLQTVNRKLTAMNKLLMEENDRLQKQVSQLVCENGFMRQQLHTPSAATTDASCDSVVTTPQHTMRDANNPAGLLSIAEETLTEFLSKATGTAVDWVQMPGMKPGPDSVGIFAISQSCSGVAARACGLVSLEPTKIAEILKDRPSWFRDCRSLEVFTMFPAGNGGTIELVYTQTYAPTTLAPARDFWTLRYTTSLENGSLVVCERSLSGSGTGPNPAAAAQFVRAETLPSGYLIRPCEGGGSIIHIVDHLNLEAWSVPEVLRPLYESSKVVAQKMTIAALRYIRQIAQETSGEVVYGLGRQPAVLRTFSQRLSRGFNDAVNGFNDDGWTVLNCDGAEDVFIAVNSTKNLSGTSNPASSLTFLGGILCAKASMLLQNVPPAVLVRFLREHRSEWADFNVDAYSAASLKAGTYAYPGMRPTRFTGSQIIMPLGHTIEHEEMLEVIRLEGHSLAQEDAFVSRDIHLLQICSGIDENAVGACSELVFAPIDEMFPDDAPLIPSGFRIIPLDSKPGDKKEVATNRTLDLTSGFEVGPATTAGTDASSSQNTRSVLTIAFQFPFDSSLQDNVAVMARQYVRSVISSVQRVAMAISPSGISPSVGAKLSPGSPEAVTLAHWICQSYSYYIGSDLLRSDSLVGDMMLKQLWHHQDAILCCSLKPLPVFIFANQAGLDMLETTLVALQDITLDKIFDEAGRKALCTDFAKLMEQGFAYLPAGICMSTMGRHVSYDQAIAWKVLTGEDNTVHCLAFSFINWSFV; via the exons ATGGCTATGGCTGTGGCTCAACACAGAGAaagtagcagcagtggaagCATTGACAAACACTTAGATTCTGGCAAGTATGTGAGGTACACTGCCGAGCAAGTTGAGGCTCTTGAAAGGGTCTATGCTGAGTGCCCTAAGCCTAGTTCTCTGAGAAGGCAACAATTGATCAGAGAGTGCCCCATTCTCTCCAACATCGAGCCTAAGCAAATCAAGGTTTGGTTCCAGAACCGCAG GTGTAGGGAGAAGCAGAGAAAAGAGGCATCTAGGCTTCAGACTGTGAACCGCAAACTCACTGCAATGAACAAGCTGTTGATGGAGGAGAATGATCGGTTGCAGAAGCAGGTGTCACAGCTTGTGTGTGAGAATGGGTTTATGAGGCAGCAATTGCATACt CCATCAGCAGCAACTACTGATGCTAGTTGTGATTCGGTGGTTACCACTCCTCAGCATACCATGAGAGATGCTAATAACCCTGCTGG ACTCCTATCAATTGCAGAGGAAACTTTGACAGAGTTCCTTTCAAAGGCTACAGGAACTGCTGTAGATTGGGTCCAGATGCCTGGGATGAag CCTGGTCCGGATTCGGTTGGGATCTTTGCCATTTCACAAAGTTGCAGTGGAGTGGCAGCTCGAGCCTGTGGTCTTGTTAGTTTAGAACCTACGAAG ATTGCAGAGATCCTTAAAGATCGTCCATCTTGGTTCCGTGACTGTCGGAGCCTAGAAGTTTTTACTATGTTTCCTGCTGGAAATGGAGGAACCATTGAACTTGTTTACACGCAG ACATATGCTCCAACAACACTGGCTCCTGCCCGGGATTTCTGGACTCTGAGATATACCACCAGCTTGGAAAATGGTAGTCTTGTG GTTTGTGAGAGGTCCCTGTCTGGTTCTGGAACAGGCCCTAATCCAGCTGCTGCTGCTCAGTTTGTAAGAGCTGAAACACTTCCTAGTGGCTACTTAATCCGACCATGTGAGGGTGGAGGGTCAATCATTCACATAGTGGACCACCTAAAtctggag gCATGGAGTGTGCCAGAAGTGTTGCGGCCACTTTATGAATCATCCAAGGTGGTTGCTCAGAAAATGACAATTGCA GCGCTTCGCTATATCAGGCAAATAGCTCAGGAAACAAGTGGTGAGGTGGTTTACGGATTGGGTAGGCAGCCTGCTGTTCTGCGGACTTTCAGCCAGAGATTGAGCAG AGGCTTCAATGACGCTGTAAATGGATTCAATGATGATGGGTGGACTGTATTGAACTGTGATGGTGCCGAGGATGTATTTATTGCAGTTAATTCAACCAAGAATTTGAGTGGCACTTCTAACCCAGCAAGTTCCCTTACATTCCTTGGAGGAATTCTCTGTGCAAAAGCTTCTATGTTGCTTCAA AATGTCCCTCCTGCAGTTTTGGTTCGTTTTCTGAGGGAGCACCGCTCAGAGTGGGCTGATTTCAATGTTGATGCTTATTCTGCTGCATCACTGAAAGCCGGCACCTATGCCTATCCAGGGATGAGGCCTACAAGATTTACTGGCAGTCAAATAATTATGCCTCTTGGTCATACAATTGAACATGAAGAG ATGCTGGAAGTTATTAGGCTTGAAGGTCACTCTCTTGCTCAAGAAGATGCTTTTGTTTCTAGGGACATTCATCTCTTACAG ATATGTAGTGGGATTGATGAGAATGCTGTGGGGGCTTGTTCTGAGCTTGTATTTGCTCCAATTGATGAAATGTTCCCCGATGATGCTCCATTGATTCCTTCTGGTTTCCGCATTATCCCATTAGATTCAAAACCA GGTGACAAAAAGGAAGTTGCTACAAATCGGACCCTGGATTTGACATCTGGTTTTGAAGTGGGTCCTGCAACAACTGCTGGCACAGATGCATCATCCAGTCAAAACACTCGATCAGTGTTGACTATTGCCTTCCAGTTCCCTTTCGACAGCAGTCTGCAAGACAATGTCGCAGTCATGGCACGTCAGTATGTCCGCAGTGTGATTTCTTCCGTGCAGAGGGTTGCCATGGCTATATCACCATCTGGTATAAGCCCATCTGTTGGAGCTAAACTTTCTCCTGGTTCTCCAGAGGCTGTTACACTAGCTCACTGGATCTGCCAAAGTTATAG TTACTATATAGGGTCTGACTTACTGAGATCTGATTCTCTTGTGGGTGACATGATGCTGAAACAACTGTGGCATCATCAGGATGCAATTCTATGCTGTTCACTGAAG CCATTGCCAGTGTTCATATTTGCAAATCAAGCTGGCCTTGACATGTTGGAAACAACTCTAGTAGCTTTACAAGACATCACAttggataaaatatttgatgagGCTGGACGCAAGGCATTGTGTACAGACTTTGCCAAGTTAATGGAGCAG GGATTTGCTTATCTGCCAGCTGGAATCTGCATGTCGACGATGGGACGCCACGTGTCATATGACCAAGCCATCGCATGGAAAGTGCTTACTGGAGAAGACAACACTGTTCACTGCCTGGCTTTCTCTTTCATAAATTGGTCATTTGTATGA